Genomic window (Prosthecochloris aestuarii DSM 271):
TCTGCTGATAGAGATCTTCTCCCTGAGAATCTCGTTCTCGGCCGACAGGGCGTTGATCGTCAGCAGATTGTTGATATACAGCGTAAGACATACCGTTACTGCAACAAGGATGCCGAACGTTCTCAAGCGAAGAAGCGAACTGAAGCGCTCCTTTAAAGACGGTGATAACGGCGATGCGTCCTGTTCTATCGGAGCAGGACGGAAGCCCGAAGCCCGGTTGCGGGAGAGTTCAAGTTTTTTTTTAATTCGCTCAAAAGAAGGCTGCACCGCAGGCCCCGCCTTCATAACGGCCGCTTTTGTCACGGAAGCGACGCGGTCGACAGGCAACAATTTATTGATAGACTCGATCATGAGATTCTCCTTCCAGCTCTTTTTTTTCAATCACACGCAACCTTGCACTTCTTGCCCGGGGGTTTATGCGAACCTCGTCGTCTGAAGCAACGACGGATTTCCTTGTCACCAGTTTGAAGCCGGCCGACCGCAAGGGCTCGCGAAGCCCGACCCCTTTCGGTCCCCAGTCGTCCTCCGACTTGTCCCGGAAAAACCTCTTCACCATCCTGTCTTCAAGCGAGTGATAACTCATAACGCCCATTCGTCCAGACGGAGCAAGGCATGCTGTCCCGTCCTCAAGAGCGCTTTCAAGAACACCAAGTTCGTCGTTAACCGCGATACGCAGCGCCTGGAACACACGGGAGAGAGATTTTATCTGGCGATCATGACCGGCGACAACCGAACGGACAACTGCCGCCAGCTCCGCAGTCTCCCTGAAATCCCCTTTCTCCCGGACACGGGCCTTGATCGCCCTGGCTATCGCCCGGCTCTTCTTCTCCTCTCCATATCGATAGATGATTCCTGCAAGCTCCGACTCTTCAGCAGTATTGACAATATCGGCAGCACTCCACC
Coding sequences:
- the rsmH gene encoding 16S rRNA (cytosine(1402)-N(4))-methyltransferase RsmH; translated protein: MEHDGYHLPVMVSEVTDLLARRPGIYIDGTLGGGGHAFSVMSALRRSGFENDSLLIGIDQDSFALEEAAGRLRPFASRVRLERGNFSEMAAIIERIRLREGCRLPVMGILLDLGVSSFQIDTPDRGFSYLRQGPLDMRMDPDGGWSAADIVNTAEESELAGIIYRYGEEKKSRAIARAIKARVREKGDFRETAELAAVVRSVVAGHDRQIKSLSRVFQALRIAVNDELGVLESALEDGTACLAPSGRMGVMSYHSLEDRMVKRFFRDKSEDDWGPKGVGLREPLRSAGFKLVTRKSVVASDDEVRINPRARSARLRVIEKKELEGESHDRVYQ